Proteins encoded by one window of Leptospira barantonii:
- a CDS encoding SH3 domain-containing protein encodes MKLKFAVRIFLNMAVVLFFVIDCRSFQGSGYTYSANSAVYSKPDTKSPIVFELKGNSNFVILEQVLNQESPGVSNWYKIKKEGQVGYLEEARYKKDSKSKLLFLKLKKPKFGMTIATSLFLRSEPSLSGAILEKLHTKDIVEILEEGTSAVPVNGKLGHWAKVKSKNDKVGFVFTPYLSMGDSPDSFSFVEDSEANETGWVFLKKEPKFIFKKQNGKLQRSANDQLTANQFYLIQSRYLSKDGKIYFHIVKQSASLADWYADLQVTLSADCYVPAESVEVSTHYASLYARVNEPNRKKIKIFEFLSQEIIDDVDPEFTSFDSFTFKKVKYHVMITSNKSDYDECKGCFEAERYNRVFVFEEKGGGFKLIFSEAGSRRASFGQYSGRPIITIADSPPVEGDQDPSKITNYNYGFNGSEFILNSTDVVR; translated from the coding sequence ATGAAGCTTAAGTTTGCAGTAAGAATTTTTCTGAACATGGCCGTTGTGCTTTTTTTCGTAATTGATTGTAGAAGTTTTCAAGGTTCAGGTTATACCTATAGCGCGAATTCTGCGGTTTATTCCAAGCCGGATACGAAGAGCCCGATTGTGTTTGAACTTAAGGGGAATTCGAATTTTGTCATTCTGGAACAAGTTCTCAATCAAGAAAGCCCCGGTGTTAGTAATTGGTATAAAATTAAAAAGGAAGGGCAGGTCGGATATTTAGAAGAAGCCCGTTATAAAAAGGATTCTAAATCGAAATTGCTGTTTCTCAAATTGAAGAAGCCGAAATTCGGAATGACGATCGCAACTTCCTTGTTTCTACGTAGCGAACCCAGTCTTTCGGGTGCAATTTTAGAGAAACTTCATACGAAGGATATCGTGGAAATTCTGGAAGAAGGAACCAGTGCCGTTCCCGTAAACGGTAAATTGGGTCATTGGGCTAAAGTTAAATCTAAAAACGATAAGGTCGGATTCGTATTTACCCCGTATCTTTCGATGGGGGACTCGCCGGATAGTTTTTCTTTTGTTGAAGATTCGGAAGCGAATGAAACTGGTTGGGTTTTTCTTAAAAAAGAACCGAAATTTATTTTTAAAAAGCAAAACGGTAAACTGCAAAGATCTGCAAACGATCAGCTTACAGCGAATCAGTTTTATCTGATACAATCCAGATATTTGTCCAAGGACGGAAAGATTTATTTTCATATCGTCAAGCAATCCGCTTCTTTAGCGGACTGGTATGCGGATCTCCAGGTTACTCTTTCGGCTGATTGTTATGTACCTGCTGAATCCGTAGAAGTCTCCACTCATTACGCATCTTTGTATGCCAGAGTGAACGAACCGAATCGAAAGAAAATTAAGATTTTCGAATTCCTAAGTCAAGAAATCATCGATGATGTTGATCCTGAATTCACGAGTTTCGATTCTTTTACGTTTAAGAAAGTTAAATATCATGTAATGATTACCTCCAATAAGTCCGATTACGACGAATGCAAAGGATGCTTTGAAGCCGAACGTTACAATCGTGTTTTTGTTTTCGAAGAGAAAGGGGGTGGGTTTAAGCTGATTTTTAGCGAAGCCGGTTCGAGGAGAGCTTCTTTTGGCCAATATTCTGGCCGCCCTATAATTACGATCGCAGACAGCCCGCCCGTGGAAGGAGATCAAGATCCGAGTAAAATTACAAACTACAATTACGGATTCAACGGATCTGAGTTTATATTGAATTCCACAGATGTAGTTCGATAA